The segment ATATAGAGAAGAAAAACCTTTTTCTAAAGGAGATTTCTTTTTATATGCAGCATTTGGAGTTTCTTATAATGTAAAATTTAAATAATTTTGTAACAAATTAATGTTTTATTACTCTTATTATAAAGGTTTAAATTAATTAAAACGAAAAGACAATGAATGCGCACGAAATAGATTATAAAATATTTGGGGAAGAAATGCAATTTGTAGAAATAGAACTGGACCCTCAAGAAGGAGTTGTTGCAGAGGCAGGAACTTTTATGATGATGGATGATCATATTAAAATGAATACTATTTTAGGCGATGGTTCTAATCAAGAAAAAGGATTATTAGGAAAAATATTTTCTGCAGGGAAAAGAATATTAACTGGAGAAAGTCTCTTTATGACTGTTTTTACAAATGACGGAGTTGGAAAAAAACAAATCTCATTTGCATCCCCTTATCCAGGAAAAATTATTCCAATCGATTTAACTGAATTTGGTGGAAAGTTTATTTGTCAGAAAGATGCTTTTTTATGTGCAGCAAAAGGAGTCTCCATTGGTATTGAATTTTCTAAGAAATTAGGGAGAGGCTTATTTGGTGGAGAAGGTTTTATCATGCAGAAATTAGAAGGTGATGGTTTAGGCTTTATTCATGCTGGAGGAACGATGGCGAAAAAAGTTTTACAACCCGGAGAGGTTTTAAAAGTTGACACAGGTTGTATTGTTGGGTTTACACAAAATATAAATTATGATATTGAGTTTGTTGGCGGAATTAAAAATACTGTTTTTGGAGGTGAAGGTTTGTTCTTCGCAATTTTAAAAGGACCGGGCACTGTTTATATACAATCGTTACCATTTAGTAGGTTAGCCGGTAGAGTTTTAGCAATGGCGCCTAGAACAGGAAAAGGAGATAGAGGAGAAGGAAGTATTTTAGGTGGAATTGGAGATCTTCTTGATGGAGATAATCGTTTTTAGATTTGTTTGACATATTTAAGACAAAATCCAGCAAATATTCCTAAAAATATTAAAGTTTATTTTTATAATGATAAAGAAGCATTGTGTAAGAAATATTTTCTCGTTTGATTCTAATTATTGACAAACCAATTCTTCTCCAAAACAATTTCTAAATTCTTTTTACAAGACAACTATTTTAGTAGCCTAGGAACTGTTTTTTTTTATTAATTATTTTTTTTGGTAGGGTAAACTGCTTTCTAATTGTTTTAATCATATGAGATGTATCTACATTTTGTTGAATTTTAAAACGAATATTATGAAAACATTAAAATTAATTTTTACAATTATTATATTTTTATCAGCTAGCTTTATTTTTTCTCAAGAAGCAAAAGAATCTTCAGGGAAACAGAAAAATAATTACTATCAAAAAAGAGCTCAAGAAGATGCTAAATTTGAGCAAAATTTTAAAGGAAAAAAATCTGAAGAGAGAAAGTTTTGGAGAGCACAGAAAGCCTATGAAGAAGATTTAGAAGAAAAAGATGAAATAGCTTATAATGCTTATATGCAAGGAAAAAAAGATGCGTATTCAGAACATCATGAGCATTGTACAAATCATTGTAACCACGGTTATTATTACCAAAGTCATGCAAGATTTTATTACTATGGATCTTATCGATATGAAAGAAGACCTAATAGAAGATCTAGAGGAACAAGTATTAAAGTTAGAACACCAAGTATACGATTAGGTGTTTTTTAATAAAAGATAAAATCAAATAAAAACCGAGCAAATTGCTCGGTTTTCAGTATTTATAAAAAGAAAAAATTATTTCTGTTCTTTTGTTTTAATATTATTTACATAGTCATTAAAGCGTTTTCCGTAAACGGATTTTTTTACTTTTTCTGTCATAGATTTATTAACGGTGTCTAACATTTTTAAACTTGCGTCATACAATTCTGTTAATCCTATATAAGGAGCAACTTCAAAATCTGAGTTTGTCATGGCAAAGTTTGAAGTAAATAAGACTCTTCTTCTTGCCATTTTTTGATAATCAAGTTCTAATTGTTTTACTAATTCTTGGTTGTTTTCTCTTTTAGCCTCAAACTCATTTTTAATAAAATCTAAACGTTGATTTTGAAACTGTTTGCTTATTTTATTATATTTATCTAATAAAGCTTGGTTTTTAGAACCAGAAATTTCTGGGTTAAAACCAAATTGATCTACTTTGTCATTTATAGTAATAGTTCCTTTTTCGCCAAAGAATAATATACGTCTGTTTGTAGTATTTCCATCAAAAGTTAAATA is part of the Polaribacter sp. SA4-10 genome and harbors:
- a CDS encoding TIGR00266 family protein, translated to MNAHEIDYKIFGEEMQFVEIELDPQEGVVAEAGTFMMMDDHIKMNTILGDGSNQEKGLLGKIFSAGKRILTGESLFMTVFTNDGVGKKQISFASPYPGKIIPIDLTEFGGKFICQKDAFLCAAKGVSIGIEFSKKLGRGLFGGEGFIMQKLEGDGLGFIHAGGTMAKKVLQPGEVLKVDTGCIVGFTQNINYDIEFVGGIKNTVFGGEGLFFAILKGPGTVYIQSLPFSRLAGRVLAMAPRTGKGDRGEGSILGGIGDLLDGDNRF
- a CDS encoding DUF4369 domain-containing protein, which produces MKKIIAVLALSVLVFACNSKKEGNMIVQGTIKGLKKGTLYLQKMEDTLLVSIDSVSLLGNDTFVLTDNVDSPVMYYLTFDGNTTNRRILFFGEKGTITINDKVDQFGFNPEISGSKNQALLDKYNKISKQFQNQRLDFIKNEFEAKRENNQELVKQLELDYQKMARRRVLFTSNFAMTNSDFEVAPYIGLTELYDASLKMLDTVNKSMTEKVKKSVYGKRFNDYVNNIKTKEQK